Within Takifugu flavidus isolate HTHZ2018 chromosome 12, ASM371156v2, whole genome shotgun sequence, the genomic segment CAGCGTGACCCGAGATGTTGTCATTCGGTGTTTGATGGTGTATCTTGGGGAATCTACGGATCAGCTCCTAAAAGAGTGTAATGTAAGTTGAAGTACATGTGAAAAGATAGATATACACTTCAAGATTGAGGTTACCGTGTCATAAAGAGGCTGGTTGATAGCTGACCAGTGTTATCAGATGTAGAATGAGATCATCGATACACAAGTGACAAGAAGAAATTAATATATGCATCAAtagattgttttcattttaaaagtcatTTCCAAACATTTATAGCTGTGGAAACCCGAGACCAATGTCTGGGAGAGCTAATTGGATACTCTTTAACTTACTTGTCATAAAAATATGCTTTTGCAAGTACGTTGTGTGAGGGTggagttttgatcacccgcgctgttcgttcactagactcagagcaaccacgcaaacaacaggagttccttggaAGAGCCGAGCAGCAGCTCAAGCTTCCTCTCccaactctgctcgtctgctgctcgctcacctcttttattggtgccaACTGAATGGGTGTCCAAACAGGATCTCATAGatcattgccttctgacatctCCACCCATCTTAACGAACTTCTCTTATCTTGAcaaacaggatacatctgggtgctaACACTTAAAATCTACATACcatagcatttaaacgataatagtaacaacaacaataacaataattcttctcacaggtGAAAGTATTTAAACAGGATTATATGTGTCGTGTGTGTAACATAATTTCTCCTTTATCTGTCAGTCTGAGataaactgtgtttttgttattttaggatGCTGATGAAGACACTGTGTCACAGGACCTCTCCATGCAGAAGATCTACAGCATCAGGACCGGTCCAGCCGAGGATCCAGATGACGTCAGTATTGTGATGGAGGGCATGGAAGTTCTGACTGCTCTGGGTACCTTCCCAAGAGCTGGCTCCATGCTTGTTGGACTGATTTATGCAGGGACCCTTGCCTATCCCAAGGAGCTTAGGTATACGTCTGAAGTCTTCCAGAAAGTCCTTCTCGAGCTGGATTGTTCAAAGTTGTCCCCAAAAGTGAACAGCCTCAAGAATAAGCTACTAGCTCAAGGAAATGCACCTTTGCAGAATGAATGAGACTTGTTAAGTCACTGTCAGAACAGTCACATGGTTGCTTTATAGGCATTGTTAAATACatgtttcagtgctgcaggtggagcttaTATACTTTATATAGAAGGACTTTATATTGTTACAGGCAGCTGTTCTTGTACCATGTGATTACACTGTCaatgttccaggtttttcactgaggaatttatacttgcacaaatgaataatgggatcgctcatgtgactttaattttagcaaacagtgaagatgtaaaaaatggttatagacagcgttgaaataaatgtttacctgctgttttatgcttggtgatctgttaaccaactgggttactctgggttagggttagggttagagggttagagggttagggttagagggttagggttagagggttagggttagggttaggggttagggttagagggttagagggttagggtagcaaGACTGCACAATATTGAGTGGATAATACGTaaagaaaatatggcaacaaagtgacattcagTATTATTGAATGGATTTTAAATCCTGTGATTGCAACTCtaagttgaatttaaacaatttatttagttatagatgtataacaataacggtgtaaatgtgttgagtttaggaacaatttgctgaaatataagtagatataatttattttattgagtggatctcaattatttctgtccagatatttaatacttttctttcaattttgcTGAGATAACTGATGAATATAAGTCAGTTTCAGCTAAATAATCAGTAAATGTTAATCATCTTTCCCCAGATATTTAGTAAAtcttaattacttttattcagataattagtaaacataaatcaattttCCTTGTGAAAGTGATTTGTATTTGCTTAATATTTCCTGGGTGTATAACTCATCATTTTGGCTACTAttaataaatccaacacattttaactattgcattcattaacctgcacttgttttttttagtttaaatgtagTTAATTTTCTTCAATACTTTTTACTAAaagttgcagttattaaaatctactCAATTATATTACGTGTCTTTGTTGCCATAATTTTTTTAAGCAATCATTGGTCACAATTTTATATCTAGTTATTGcgtaataaagacatgatcaaaGCCTGGTTGTTGGACTTTCCACATTTCAAATGGGTGTTGTCCTTCCATCTGTACATTCCGCACCGATTTCCAAAGCTGCCATCAGAACCAGGGCCCTGTGTGATTGTGGACCACCTCTTCAGCCGCCTCGTGGGTGGTTTAGCAGTTGTCCGCGTTCATGCGCTGCAGAACTGTCAGAAGGTCCCCGAGGAACTGCTCGGTAGCTCGCTCTGCGTGGACTTCACACTGGAGGCAGTccggctgaggctgaggctgaggctggatGCAGAAACAAGACTTCAGAACCAGCACAGCATGGGAGGAATCAGGAGGAAGGTGCAGTTCAACAGCAGGTGGCGGCAGGATGAGGTCACATCCCTCGCCGTACGCAGcacaactaaccctaaccctaaccctaactaaccctaaccctgtcagccTAATTGCTGAAGGTCACATGTTTGTGGACGTGGTCTGAGAATCAGGCTCAAGAGCGATTAGCTTAAAACCAGTTAATAATTTAAATACTGAAATAATCCATTTCTGACTAGTTTGAACAGAAACCTGAAACGTGAGAGCTTTGCCCGACACATCCTGACCCATAAATCACCTGGAATGGGGATCCAGCGACGTTTCTCAGCATACGGATCAGGCTGAAGGCCTTACTTTCCGACTCGCGTTGCAGAACCTTTACTTCCTCAGCGAAGCACATCAAGGTGGATTTGGGACACTTCTGCTGGGAAGAGAGAACAGAGGCTGGAGTCAGGCTGCGACCACACGGACAACCAGATTGCAacctttgtttctcctctgctcctttcgcgttagctaaccctaaccctaacccctaaccctaacctatccctatccctatccctaacctaacccctaaccctaacccctaaccctaccctaacccctaacccctaaccctaacccctaaccctaaccctaaccctaacccctaacccctaacccctaaccctaaccctaaccctatccctaaccctaaccctaaccctaacccctaaccctaaccctatccctatccctaaccctaacccctaaccctaaccctatccctatccctatccctaaccctaaccctatccctatccctaaacctaaccctaaccctaacccctaaccctatccctatccctaacccctaaccctaacccctaaccctaaccctaacccttcctaaccccaaccccctaaccctaaccctaacccctaaccctctaaccctaacccctaacccctaaccctaacccttcctaaccccaaccccctaaccctaactctaacccttaaccctatccctaaccctaaccctctaaccctaaccccctaaccctaacccaaaccgttcctaaccctaaccctaaccctaaccccctaaccctaacccctaaccctaaccccctaaccctaaccctaaccactaaccctatccctaaccctaaccctaacccaaccctaaccccaacccttcctaaccctaaccctaaccctaacccctaacccctaaccctaacccttccgaaccccaaccccctaaccctaacccctaaccctaactctaaccctaaccccaacccttcctaaccctaacccctaaccctatccctaacccctaaccctaacccttcctaaccctaaccccctaaccctaacccttcctaaccctaactccctaaccctaaccccctaaccctctaaccctaaccctaacctaaccctaaccctaaccctaaccccaaccctaaccctaaccccaaccctaaccctaaccccctaacccttcctaacccttcctaaccctaacccctaaccctaaccccctaaccctaacccttcttaaccctaactctaacccttcctaaccctaaccccctaaccctatcccactaaccctaaccctaacaaccgcAGCAACTGGTACCTGAGCACAGCTTTTACCTGCCATAGCCGGATCCCAGCAACCTAAGCTGATGATGGTTTTGTCTAAACGAGCAGCcaatcatctgcaaacatcaggAATCATCTCGGTAGGGGATTCTCCCACCAACGGAGATCCATCAACACAGTTAGCACCGGCTAACTTTGAGGCTAGAGGTCCAGGGAAATATGCTATCAGGTTTTAGTGGTGGGTGTGGAAGTAGTCACGAGGCTTTAGAAATCTGACACCTCACCCCTGACTATGGAGAACCTCCTCccccaccaaccctaaccccagctaTGTCTTCAACATGGTCAAGCTCTCATCAAAGACATGAAGTATACGAGAGTGTTCGTACTATGTAGTCGTCGATGGTTGGCGTGTACAGTCTGGAGTCCAAACCCGTCTGTGGACAAAGACACAGCTTTTAGAAGGTGATCAAGTGACCATCCATCGTCAGTATATCTATAGATCATCATTATAGAGCTCCACAACCAACTCGTCTCCAACAAGCAACCGTTGAGTcctgaggcgaaggaggagaagagaccAAAGTCAGACTGACAGATGATGAAAAGCAGATCTCATTTACGCCAACATTCCAGAGTTTTATCACATGAGACCTGGCGAGACTGCTGAGTGCTTCACATCACAGACGAAGAGGTGGAAACTGAACGGACGGCTTTTCAAAcagggaagagagaagaggacgagagagaagaggtggagagcctgcaggctgctcttgcgacaccaccaccatcttaAACAGGTTTTTCAAGAACGTGACGACTCAGATTAGACAAGGAATTTAGCAGGTCCGTCCACAGCGAGTGTGTTGAAGGATTCTGTCGGTAAAAAAGAGCCACTGAGCAGCTCGCAGGTATGTTGATTAAAGGAGGGGGGGCGTACCAAACTGGACGTGCTGTTGATGAGCGTCTGGACACTGATGATGATGTCGTAGGAACAGGCTTTCTTGGCCGCCAGCTGCAGAGCCACAGTGAGCAGAAAGATGACACACAGCATTCGCCCACCTCTCCACCTGACCCTGGAAGCCAAAGTGTCCCCTGAGCTCAGAACATGGTCCCACACTCGAGCAGCATCCAGGTTCAGCATTCTTAGCGGCTCACGTGATCCTGGCAGAAGAAGCTTAAACTGGCTGCGGGGATcagaagacagaagacagaagccTTTGGAATCCAGAGAATCCAGAGAGCAAGCAGTGCTCCCCCCAACGGACTCCAGAGAAGCTCATAGCAGCTGCTGCGACTCCATCAGAGAGAGAACGGCTTTCCAGCAGCAGATCGCCACTCCCATTACTGCTTCCTGTTCCAACGGGAGCGTCCTCAGATTTTacccttttcttcttcctcctctctggcttTGAATTTTACCCCCTCCCAATCTACCaatcctgctcctcctcttttccctcctatCCTTAACTCTTTAGTCCTGATTACCCCCAATGTTCTTGAGACCCAATGCAACAGAACTCCTGAATTTCTAGAATACGATTATTGCTTTGTTGTCTGGCTACAGCAGAAGGGACAAGTAGCTGGAACGGGCCTGGAGGAGggttctgcagctccagcacagaTGTTGGACCGTTTAGTGGTGGTCCAGCGCTGCCGAAgtcattgttgttgttactgGGACGTGGATCAGCCATGGATTCAAGAGTTTCAGCTCCTCAATTCAAACGTTCTGGAAAATTAGCTGCTGCTAAAGTGTGTGAATACGCGAAAGGTtgatccacagcagcaggaacatcagcactcccctcatgcagggagcactcccctcatgcagggagcactcccctcatgcagggagcactcccctggtgcagggagcactcccctgatgcagggagcactcccctcatgcagggagcactcccctggtgcagggagcactcccctcatgcagggcactcccctggtgcattgagcactcccctggtgcagggagcactcccttggtgcagggagcactcccctcatgcagggagcactcccctcatgcagggagcactcccctggtgcagggagcactcccctggtgcattgagcactcccctggtgcagggagcactcccttggtgcagggagcactcccctggtgcattgagcactcccctggtgcagggagcactcccctcatgcagggagcactcccctggtgcagggagcactcccctggtgcattgagcactcccctggtgcagggagcactcccctcatgcagggagcactcccctggtgcagggagcactcccctggtgctgggagcactcccctcatgcagggagcactcccctggtgcattgagcactcccctggtgcagggagAACTCCCttggtgcagggagcactcccctggtgcattgagcactcccctggtgcagggagcactcccctggtgcagggcactcccctggtgcattgagcactcccctcatgctGGGAACACTCCCCTGGTGCATtgagcactcccctcatgcaggagcactcccctggtgcagggagcactcccctggtgcagaGAGCACTccctcatgcagggagcactcccctctgtgagcactcccctcatgcagggagcactcccctggtgcagggagcactcccctcatgcagggagcactcccctcatgcagggagcactcccctggtgcattgagcactcccctcatgctgggagcactcccctggtgcagggagcactcccctcatgcagggagcactcccctggtgcagggagcactcccctcgtgcagggagcactcccctggtgcattgagcactcccctcatgctgggagcactcccctcatgcagggagcactcccctcgCACTGggcactcccctggtgcagggagtactcccctggtgcagggagcacttccctcatgcagggagcactcccctcatgcagggagcactcccctggtgcagggagcactcccctcatgctgggagcactcccctcatgctgggagcactcccctcatgcagggagcactcccctggtgcagggagcactcccctggtgcagggagcactcccctggtgtagggagcactcccctcatgctgggagcactcccctcatgcagggagcactcccctcgcactgggagcactcccctggtgcagggagcactcccctcatgctGGGAacactcccctggtgcagggagcactcccctcatgcagggagcactcccctcatgctGGGAacactcccctggtgcagcgagcactcccctcatgctgaacactcccctggtgcagggagcactcccctcatgcagggagcactcccctcatgcagggagcactcccctggtgcagggagcactcccctcatgcagggagcactcccctcatgcagggagcactcccctcatgcagggagcactcccctggtgcagggagcactcccctggtgcattgagcactcccctcatgcagggagcactcccctggtgcagggagcactcccctcgcactgggagcactcccctggtgcattgagcactcccctcatgcagggagcactcccctggtgcagggagcactcccctcatgcagggagcactcccctcatgcagggagcactcccctggtgcagggagcactcccctggtgcagcgAGCACTCCCCTCGCACtgggagcactcccctggtgcagggagcactcccctcgCACTGGGAAACTTCCCTCATGGGGACTACCCTTGGCACTGGAAGctctttgtcttcctcctttTGAGCCCTTACTGGCAAGTTTTGTAAATTAACTATATCAGTGATTATGTTGATTCATGAACCTTATTGTAATTTTTGGATCCAAACTTTCTCACAAGATTAGGGTCCATCCAATCCACTTTAGGGATCTGTATTCtcaccagcaggtggtgctCAATCTCAAAC encodes:
- the il15l gene encoding interleukin 15, like isoform X1, with the protein product MLNLDAARVWDHVLSSGDTLASRVRWRGGRMLCVIFLLTVALQLAAKKACSYDIIISVQTLINSTSSLTGLDSRLYTPTIDDYIKCPKSTLMCFAEEVKVLQRESESKAFSLIRMLRNVAGSPFQPQPQPQPDCLQCEVHAERATEQFLGDLLTVLQRMNADNC
- the il15l gene encoding interleukin 15, like isoform X3, with the translated sequence MLNLDAARVWDHVLSSGDTLASRVRWRGGRMLCVIFLLTVALQLAAKKACSYDIIISVQTLINSTSSLTGLDSRLYTPTIDDYIKCPKSTLMCFAEEVKVLQRESESKAFSLIRMLRNVAGSPFQVEMLRSALHVSGTVRNVQDKIYRCTAL
- the il15l gene encoding interleukin 15, like isoform X2, whose translation is MLNLDAARVWDHVLSSGDTLASRVRWRGGRMLCVIFLLTVALQLAAKKACSYDIIISVQTLINSTSSLTGLDSRLYTPTIDDYIKCPKSTLMCFAEEVKVLQRESESKAFSLIRMLRNVAGSPFQPDCLQCEVHAERATEQFLGDLLTVLQRMNADNC
- the il15l gene encoding interleukin 15, like isoform X4 codes for the protein MLNLDAARVWDHVLSSGDTLASRVRWRGGRMLCVIFLLTVALQLAAKKACSYDIIISVQTLINSTSSLKCPKSTLMCFAEEVKVLQRESESKAFSLIRMLRNVAGSPFQPQPQPQPDCLQCEVHAERATEQFLGDLLTVLQRMNADNC